A window of Chloroflexota bacterium genomic DNA:
CTCCCTCTCGGCGATTCGTGGCTCCCGAATTCTCCTATTCCTTGGCGCCTGCGCCAACCAGGATCTGTACGGATTCAGGCGTGCCCTGAAAACTCGCCGCCGCCAGGAGAGAACGGCCATCGGCCAATCTGGCATTTACGTCCGCGCCGGCAGCGACGAGTATGCGTAGCGCTTCGATATTGTCCCATTGAATCGCAGCGTACAGCATCGGATTGTTGTTGTGGTCGCGCGCGTTTATATCTGCACCGGCGTCGACCAGAATGCGCAGTGCTTCGTCTCTTTTACGCCAAATCGCGGTGTAAATCATTGGATCATTATTGCTATCGCGCGCATTGACATCTGCACCGGCGTCCACGAGAATCTTTAATTTCTCTGGGGAGGCCCGCCAGATCGCGGTGGATAGGTACGGATCACCCTGTTCGTTACTGACGTTCACTTCTCTGCCTTCATCGACGAGAGCCTGCAATCTCTCCGCATCGCTGGTACTCCGCCAGATCGCACCGTAGAGCTCGGGGTCGCCGGCAGGATAAGGCGTGGCTTTCGGCACAGGCGGCAGCGTAGGTAGCGGCTCGACTGTCGGCGCTGGGGTTGGGCTAGCGGATCGGGACGCCTCCGCCGGCCGGGGATTCGATGGTGTAGAGTCGGCGCCGCGATTCGCAGTGTCAGGAGAGTCCAC
This region includes:
- a CDS encoding ankyrin repeat domain-containing protein, which codes for MLRYVLGFILTVVIVTAGVVAVVVLYDLESPASRPVDSPDTANRGADSTPSNPRPAEASRSASPTPAPTVEPLPTLPPVPKATPYPAGDPELYGAIWRSTSDAERLQALVDEGREVNVSNEQGDPYLSTAIWRASPEKLKILVDAGADVNARDSNNDPMIYTAIWRKRDEALRILVDAGADINARDHNNNPMLYAAIQWDNIEALRILVAAGADVNARLADGRSLLAAASFQGTPESVQILVGAGAKE